Proteins from one Streptomyces sp. NBC_00390 genomic window:
- a CDS encoding DUF397 domain-containing protein: MCTTDELNWFKSSYSGSEGDSCVEVACRPEAVHVRDSKEKDGPCFSVSQAAWADFVGYANL, translated from the coding sequence ATGTGCACCACCGACGAGCTGAACTGGTTCAAGAGCAGCTACAGCGGTTCCGAGGGTGACAGCTGCGTGGAAGTCGCGTGCCGACCCGAGGCCGTCCACGTCCGTGACTCCAAGGAGAAGGACGGGCCGTGCTTCTCGGTATCGCAGGCGGCTTGGGCCGATTTCGTCGGATACGCCAACCTCTGA
- a CDS encoding helix-turn-helix domain-containing protein translates to MASISSAPEQSDSLKAFGAALKIFRERALLTQEQLAERLNYSIASVASIEQGRRMPTAHFIERAEESLDSFGVLRAVARHVSRRPGLAAWFRLWAQLEATAVSLCTYECRVVPGLLQTEAYTRAVMLNVPPPPTEEEVTERIAVRMERQELLSRRPPIAFNFIVEESVLLRYTGGEDVTRELLDHLIAQAELWNVELQIMPLRQPHHAGSDGPMQLLETPDNKWLGYSEGQKTGQLITDPKAVSVLQMRYAKMRSQALPPADSADLLKRMRGTLCAPPTS, encoded by the coding sequence ATGGCGAGCATCAGCAGTGCACCCGAACAGTCCGACAGCCTCAAGGCGTTCGGGGCGGCATTGAAAATCTTTAGGGAACGGGCCTTACTGACGCAGGAGCAGCTCGCCGAGCGGTTGAACTACTCGATCGCCTCGGTCGCGTCGATCGAGCAGGGCCGGCGAATGCCGACCGCCCACTTCATCGAGCGGGCCGAGGAGTCCCTGGACTCGTTCGGCGTGCTGCGGGCGGTGGCCCGGCATGTGTCGCGTCGGCCGGGCCTGGCGGCGTGGTTCCGGTTGTGGGCGCAACTGGAGGCGACAGCGGTCAGTCTGTGTACGTACGAGTGCCGGGTGGTGCCCGGTCTGCTTCAGACCGAGGCCTACACACGCGCCGTGATGCTCAACGTCCCGCCGCCGCCCACCGAGGAGGAGGTGACGGAGCGCATCGCCGTACGCATGGAGCGGCAAGAGCTGCTGAGCCGCAGGCCGCCGATCGCGTTCAACTTCATCGTCGAGGAGTCGGTGCTGCTGCGGTACACCGGCGGCGAGGACGTCACGCGGGAACTCCTCGACCACCTCATCGCCCAGGCCGAGTTGTGGAACGTCGAGCTGCAGATCATGCCACTGCGGCAGCCGCACCACGCCGGTTCGGACGGCCCGATGCAGCTTCTGGAGACGCCGGACAACAAGTGGCTCGGCTACTCGGAGGGACAGAAGACGGGACAGCTGATCACTGACCCGAAAGCGGTCAGCGTGCTGCAGATGCGCTATGCCAAGATGCGCTCACAGGCCCTGCCCCCGGCGGACTCGGCGGACCTGTTGAAGCGGATGAGAGGAACGCTATGTGCACCACCGACGAGCTGA
- a CDS encoding PIN domain-containing protein, giving the protein MTSKAATDSNGRGIFDDFGAFHSPTTADFTTVLTSGLVATDANVLLNLYRYTEQARADLLGALHSLGDRLWIPHQVLLEFWRNRETTISDARSTSTKAAQEMSGHSAQAIQTLRTWANRVALSDEEFDELRDRLTEIFDETRKKIAEVGEGEWQSITHDTGADPVVNILKRALDGRVGAPFVLDEVPKLVERGKERVKLRVPPGYMDAKKDGDGPVGDFFVWEQLLREAARRRCDVLFVTADAKEDWWRKERGINRGPRPELTAELRARAGSRLFLLTPKQFLEAAAPILQFSLQADSVKDIERVESIEAEDTHGGWTATALDELFRGLTYEGYGDRVEVIRYAAEMDGHIEAVSVYDICDYDDDRSLRGFTKPVKRISSNLQRQGLLPDHAVPVLKAEYRNGPGRASGFSVHPLVVPLVNDPTDDAEE; this is encoded by the coding sequence ATGACGAGCAAAGCAGCGACGGACTCCAACGGCCGTGGAATCTTCGACGACTTCGGGGCCTTCCATTCGCCGACCACAGCAGACTTCACCACGGTCCTGACGAGTGGGTTGGTCGCGACCGACGCGAACGTGTTGCTCAACCTCTACCGGTACACGGAGCAAGCTCGCGCCGATCTTCTCGGAGCGCTTCACTCCCTGGGCGACCGCCTGTGGATCCCTCACCAGGTGCTTCTGGAGTTCTGGCGGAATCGGGAGACGACGATCTCGGATGCCCGGTCGACCAGTACGAAGGCCGCGCAGGAGATGAGCGGGCACTCCGCACAAGCCATACAGACACTGCGGACCTGGGCGAATCGCGTCGCTTTGAGCGATGAAGAGTTCGATGAACTCCGTGACCGCTTGACCGAAATCTTCGACGAGACGCGGAAGAAGATCGCCGAGGTCGGTGAAGGTGAGTGGCAGAGCATCACCCATGACACGGGGGCCGATCCCGTGGTCAACATTCTGAAACGAGCACTCGACGGCAGAGTCGGCGCACCGTTCGTCCTCGATGAAGTCCCCAAGCTCGTGGAGAGGGGGAAGGAACGCGTCAAGCTCCGTGTTCCACCTGGCTACATGGATGCCAAGAAGGACGGTGACGGCCCCGTCGGGGACTTCTTCGTGTGGGAACAACTGCTGCGCGAAGCCGCTCGACGCCGCTGCGACGTTCTCTTCGTCACTGCGGACGCCAAGGAGGACTGGTGGAGGAAGGAACGCGGGATCAATCGCGGCCCTCGTCCCGAACTGACAGCGGAGTTGCGAGCCCGGGCCGGCAGTCGGCTCTTTCTCTTGACGCCCAAGCAGTTCCTGGAGGCCGCTGCTCCCATCCTGCAGTTCAGCCTCCAAGCCGACTCGGTCAAGGACATCGAACGCGTCGAGAGCATCGAGGCTGAGGACACACACGGGGGATGGACCGCCACGGCTCTGGATGAGCTTTTCCGCGGGCTCACCTATGAGGGCTACGGTGATCGCGTTGAAGTCATCCGCTACGCGGCTGAGATGGACGGGCACATTGAAGCTGTGTCCGTGTACGACATCTGTGACTATGACGACGACCGCAGCCTCAGGGGCTTCACCAAACCGGTCAAGCGGATCAGCAGCAACCTGCAAAGGCAAGGGCTCCTCCCGGATCACGCGGTACCGGTGCTCAAGGCTGAATACAGGAACGGGCCAGGCCGGGCCTCCGGCTTCAGTGTCCACCCTCTGGTTGTCCCGCTCGTCAACGACCCGACGGATGACGCGGAGGAGTAG
- a CDS encoding DUF6408 family protein — protein MNPVEYAPARRHRLRRILNDIAVGIVANLMVAALTAAANLLF, from the coding sequence ATGAACCCCGTTGAGTACGCGCCGGCACGTCGTCACAGGCTCCGCAGGATCCTGAACGACATCGCCGTAGGAATCGTCGCCAATCTCATGGTGGCGGCTCTGACGGCGGCAGCGAACCTGCTCTTCTGA
- a CDS encoding DUF2075 domain-containing protein → MLLLKLAAQDLLTLNSRHRMVPHLAARWRHFRGADASESERAAWAESLVSLATELVAADRGNVEMIVECAVTLDEADRPDGPRLIDVVLVGRHPQEQHMSVQLVELKRWSTVTRVEQATADWVRTSGMDKKEHPVLQLREYYEAFTGSRGPLVGADTDFECGGFAFLHNATEDSVRPLLDVDAPTGPYAQVYTNDRREDLRSNLRKAFAEEGAASAAEKLMRGMGLRNTPLLDAMIWARGDDTVFTLRGRQKAVADQILETAANVLPDPRHPALVPDERRVVFLVTGGAGTGKSAIGLQIKAELESQGRTVKYASGSRAFNGAIQEHVGYGDREFRETFTYFSSFVTPPDPPLDVLICDEAHRLRDRSTSRFWKPEQQGTQPQVDELLNASRLTVFFLDEGQSVRPNEVGTVELIKDAAQRHGALLKPFGLREQFRCGGSDAYIRWVRALLGVSGEPDDWKPDGLMHVEVAETPEELERIIRSEALAGASARMVAGYCWPWTKPLGEEKRLEADVRIGDWHRPWNADSESFCENDAPPSRIWSVHPNGLGQIGCVYTAQGLEWDWCGVIMGDDMVRRDGRWVFRRGKERKLEDSDVKRVGLPGSFDPKVKAGSVDDAEFARLVRHAYHVLMTRASRATVLYSTDEETRRYLKKLVGKVEIHGLRPTWENLPREARVPHLPRPRARGAKRTRRNRKKPGPPEPELRLF, encoded by the coding sequence GCCGCACCTGGCCGCCAGGTGGCGGCACTTTCGTGGTGCGGACGCTTCGGAGTCGGAGCGTGCGGCGTGGGCGGAGAGCCTGGTCAGCTTGGCCACGGAACTGGTTGCCGCCGATCGCGGCAACGTGGAGATGATCGTCGAGTGCGCCGTCACGCTCGACGAAGCGGACCGTCCGGATGGACCTCGGCTCATCGACGTCGTGCTCGTGGGTCGTCACCCGCAGGAGCAGCACATGTCCGTGCAGCTCGTTGAACTGAAGCGCTGGTCGACGGTGACGCGCGTGGAACAGGCCACCGCGGACTGGGTCCGTACGTCCGGGATGGACAAGAAGGAGCATCCGGTCCTGCAGCTTCGCGAGTACTACGAGGCATTCACCGGCAGCAGGGGGCCGTTGGTCGGGGCCGACACCGACTTCGAATGCGGCGGCTTCGCCTTTCTGCACAATGCCACCGAGGACTCCGTCCGGCCTCTTCTCGACGTCGATGCACCGACCGGCCCGTACGCACAGGTGTACACGAACGACCGTCGTGAGGACCTGCGATCCAATCTGCGAAAAGCCTTCGCAGAGGAGGGAGCCGCCTCTGCGGCCGAGAAGCTCATGCGGGGGATGGGACTGCGGAACACACCTCTGCTCGACGCGATGATCTGGGCACGGGGTGACGACACCGTGTTCACGTTGCGTGGACGCCAGAAGGCGGTCGCCGATCAGATCCTGGAAACAGCCGCGAATGTCCTGCCGGATCCCCGGCACCCTGCCCTCGTGCCGGACGAGCGGCGTGTGGTGTTTCTGGTGACCGGAGGTGCCGGGACCGGTAAGAGCGCCATCGGCCTCCAGATCAAGGCCGAGCTGGAGTCGCAGGGCCGGACGGTGAAGTACGCCAGTGGCAGCAGGGCCTTCAACGGCGCGATCCAGGAGCACGTCGGATACGGGGACCGCGAGTTCAGAGAAACGTTCACGTACTTCAGCAGCTTCGTGACGCCCCCCGACCCGCCGCTCGACGTTCTCATCTGCGACGAGGCCCACCGCCTGCGGGACCGCTCGACCAGCCGTTTCTGGAAGCCCGAGCAACAAGGCACACAACCTCAGGTCGACGAGCTCCTGAATGCGTCCCGTCTGACCGTCTTCTTCCTTGACGAAGGGCAGTCCGTGCGGCCGAACGAGGTCGGCACTGTCGAACTGATCAAGGACGCCGCGCAGCGGCACGGCGCACTGCTCAAGCCCTTCGGTCTTCGCGAGCAGTTCCGATGTGGCGGGAGTGACGCCTACATCCGTTGGGTACGTGCCCTGCTCGGGGTTTCTGGCGAGCCGGACGACTGGAAGCCGGACGGCCTGATGCATGTCGAAGTGGCGGAGACGCCGGAAGAGCTGGAACGGATCATCCGTTCCGAGGCACTTGCCGGGGCGTCTGCGCGGATGGTCGCGGGCTACTGCTGGCCTTGGACCAAGCCCCTCGGCGAGGAGAAGAGGTTGGAGGCCGACGTCCGCATCGGCGATTGGCACCGGCCGTGGAATGCGGACAGCGAGTCGTTCTGCGAGAACGATGCGCCGCCTTCGAGGATCTGGTCCGTGCACCCGAACGGGCTCGGTCAGATCGGCTGTGTCTACACAGCTCAGGGCCTCGAATGGGACTGGTGCGGAGTGATCATGGGCGACGACATGGTGCGCCGTGACGGGCGATGGGTGTTCCGCCGGGGAAAGGAGCGCAAACTTGAGGACTCGGACGTCAAGCGTGTCGGACTGCCTGGTTCGTTCGATCCGAAGGTCAAGGCCGGCAGTGTCGACGACGCGGAGTTCGCACGGCTCGTGCGCCACGCCTACCACGTGCTGATGACGCGAGCGAGCCGTGCGACAGTGCTCTATTCCACGGACGAGGAGACCCGGAGATACCTGAAAAAGTTGGTGGGGAAGGTCGAGATCCATGGGCTGCGCCCGACCTGGGAGAACCTTCCGAGGGAGGCGCGCGTGCCGCACCTACCGCGCCCTCGAGCACGAGGGGCCAAGCGCACGCGAAGGAACCGCAAGAAGCCCGGCCCGCCGGAGCCCGAGCTGCGGCTGTTCTGA